In Rhodanobacteraceae bacterium, a single genomic region encodes these proteins:
- a CDS encoding electron transfer flavoprotein-ubiquinone oxidoreductase: MSERDVMQYDVVIVGAGPSGLACAIRLKQLKPELSVCVIEKASVVGAQILSGAVIEPQPLDELLPGWRDNPPPVCVPAKRDDFRFLTKTRAWSMPTPPQMHNHGNFIVSLSAMCAWMAPQAEALGVEIFPGFAAAETLVDDGGKVIGVRIGDMGIAKDGTHKDSYTQGIDIHAGVTILAEGARGHLTKQLIKRFELDANSDPQTYSIGIKELWQVRPGAAEPGLIMHTIGWPMDNATYGGSFLYHLDQDRIALGVVVGLDYKDPLFQPYEAFQQWKHHPYIRRMLEGGSIMSAGARAIVTGGYQSLPKVEMPGAMLVGDTAGLLNVPKIKGTHQALRSGMLAAEHYAQNGRAEGWDSKLRGSAVMDELRRVRNVKPGFKKGLWVGLANAGIETVLGGASPWTLRNKPDYAQIKRVDDYPAPDRGWGDRTLAPRDRLQGVYYASTAHEEDQPVHLKVADTAICIDQCAQEYQNPCTRFCPAGVYEMVQDDAGKRLQINSANCVHCKTCDIKDPYQIINWVTPEGGSGPNYQNL, encoded by the coding sequence ATGAGCGAACGCGATGTGATGCAGTACGACGTGGTGATCGTCGGCGCCGGCCCGTCGGGTCTGGCGTGCGCGATCCGGCTGAAGCAGCTCAAGCCCGAGTTGTCGGTGTGCGTGATCGAGAAGGCCTCGGTGGTCGGCGCGCAGATCCTCTCTGGGGCGGTGATCGAGCCGCAGCCGCTGGACGAATTGCTGCCGGGCTGGCGCGACAATCCGCCGCCGGTGTGCGTGCCGGCCAAGCGCGACGATTTCCGTTTCCTGACGAAGACCCGCGCGTGGTCGATGCCGACCCCGCCGCAGATGCACAACCACGGCAATTTCATCGTCTCGCTGTCGGCGATGTGCGCGTGGATGGCGCCGCAGGCCGAAGCGCTGGGTGTCGAGATCTTCCCCGGCTTCGCCGCCGCCGAGACCCTGGTCGACGATGGTGGCAAGGTGATCGGGGTGCGCATCGGCGACATGGGCATCGCCAAGGACGGCACGCACAAGGACAGCTACACCCAGGGCATCGACATCCATGCCGGTGTCACCATCCTCGCCGAGGGCGCGCGCGGGCACCTGACCAAGCAGCTGATCAAGCGCTTCGAGCTGGACGCGAACTCGGACCCGCAGACCTATTCGATCGGCATCAAGGAACTGTGGCAGGTTCGCCCCGGCGCCGCCGAGCCCGGACTGATCATGCACACCATCGGCTGGCCGATGGACAACGCGACCTATGGCGGCAGCTTCCTGTACCACCTGGACCAGGACCGCATCGCCCTCGGCGTCGTGGTCGGGCTCGATTACAAGGACCCGCTGTTCCAGCCCTACGAAGCATTCCAGCAGTGGAAGCACCACCCGTACATCCGCCGGATGCTGGAGGGGGGATCGATCATGTCGGCCGGTGCGCGCGCGATCGTCACCGGCGGCTACCAGTCGTTGCCGAAGGTGGAGATGCCGGGTGCGATGCTGGTCGGCGACACTGCCGGCCTGCTCAATGTGCCGAAAATCAAGGGCACCCACCAGGCCTTGCGCAGCGGCATGCTCGCCGCCGAACACTACGCGCAGAACGGGCGCGCCGAGGGTTGGGACTCCAAGCTGCGCGGATCGGCGGTGATGGACGAGTTGCGCCGCGTGCGCAACGTCAAGCCCGGCTTCAAGAAGGGATTGTGGGTGGGCCTGGCGAATGCCGGCATCGAGACGGTGCTCGGCGGCGCCAGCCCGTGGACCCTGCGCAACAAGCCCGATTACGCGCAGATCAAGCGGGTGGACGACTATCCCGCGCCGGACCGCGGCTGGGGCGACCGCACCCTTGCCCCGCGCGACCGCCTGCAGGGCGTCTACTACGCTTCCACGGCGCACGAGGAAGACCAGCCGGTGCACCTCAAGGTGGCCGACACCGCGATCTGCATCGACCAGTGCGCGCAGGAATACCAGAACCCCTGCACCCGCTTCTGCCCCGCCGGCGTCTACGAGATGGTCCAGGACGACGCCGGCAAGCGCCTGCAGATCAACAGCGCCAACTGCGTGCACTGCAAGACCTGCGACATCAAGGACCCCTACCAGATCATCAACTGGGTCACGCCGGAGGGCGGGTCGGGGCCGAATTACCAGAATCTTTGA
- the mutM gene encoding bifunctional DNA-formamidopyrimidine glycosylase/DNA-(apurinic or apyrimidinic site) lyase encodes MPELPEVETTRRGIEPHLVGRTVRRLLVRERRLRWPVDERLGDELARLPLARVRRRAKYLLIDNPRGSAIVHLGMSGSLRVLDGEVPLRTHDHWDLELDDGRLLRYNDPRRFGCLLWQPAGEVHPLLAGLGPEPFDGGFDGGYLHARAHGRSGPVKHFLMDQAIVVGVGNIYAAEALFRAGIDPRRAAGRVSLARYEALAQAIKTILAHAIERGGTTLRDFLRPDGEPGYFEQELLVYGRAGEPCKTCGAPVRAAVIGQRSSFWCGRCQR; translated from the coding sequence ATGCCCGAACTACCCGAAGTCGAAACCACGCGCCGCGGGATCGAGCCGCATCTGGTGGGCCGCACGGTGCGGCGGCTGCTGGTGCGCGAGCGGCGGCTGCGCTGGCCGGTCGACGAGCGCCTGGGCGATGAACTGGCCCGGCTGCCGCTGGCACGCGTGCGCCGGCGCGCCAAGTACCTGCTGATCGACAATCCGCGCGGAAGCGCGATCGTGCACCTGGGCATGAGCGGCAGCCTGCGGGTGCTCGACGGCGAGGTGCCGCTGCGCACGCACGACCACTGGGACCTGGAGCTCGATGACGGCCGGCTGCTGCGCTACAACGACCCCAGGCGCTTCGGCTGCCTGCTGTGGCAACCGGCAGGCGAGGTGCATCCGCTGCTGGCTGGCCTCGGGCCCGAACCCTTCGATGGCGGATTCGACGGCGGCTACCTGCACGCCCGCGCGCATGGCCGCAGCGGGCCGGTCAAGCACTTCCTGATGGACCAGGCGATCGTCGTCGGCGTGGGTAACATCTACGCCGCCGAAGCGCTGTTCCGCGCCGGCATCGACCCGCGCCGCGCCGCCGGCCGCGTGTCTCTGGCGCGCTACGAAGCCCTCGCGCAGGCAATCAAGACGATCCTCGCCCACGCCATCGAACGCGGCGGCACCACCCTGCGCGACTTCCTGCGCCCGGACGGTGAGCCCGGCTACTTCGAACAGGAACTGCTGGTCTACGGCCGCGCTGGCGAGCCGTGCAAGACCTGCGGCGCGCCGGTGCGCGCCGCGGTCATCGGGCAGCGGTCGAGCTTCTGGTGTGGGCGCTGCCAGAGGTAG
- a CDS encoding TIGR00730 family Rossman fold protein, producing MRVCVYCASSQAADPVYRAEAETLGRALASGGCSVVYGGGSMGSMGAVADGALAAGGEVIGILPRFMADLEWGHPGLTRLELVEDMRERKHKLLTGSDAVVALPGGCGTLEELFEAITLKRLGLYFGPIILLNTRGFYDDVVRLLDRSIDERFMNPEHRAMWTLVERAEDVLPTIRATPRWREDARSLATAR from the coding sequence CTGCGCGTCTGTGTCTATTGCGCATCCAGCCAGGCGGCGGACCCGGTCTACCGCGCGGAGGCCGAGACCCTCGGTCGCGCCCTCGCCAGCGGCGGCTGCAGCGTGGTCTATGGCGGCGGCAGCATGGGATCGATGGGCGCAGTGGCCGATGGCGCGCTGGCCGCCGGCGGCGAAGTCATCGGCATCCTGCCGCGTTTCATGGCGGACCTCGAATGGGGCCATCCGGGACTGACCCGGCTGGAACTGGTCGAGGACATGCGCGAACGCAAGCACAAGCTGCTCACCGGCAGCGACGCGGTGGTCGCGCTGCCCGGCGGCTGCGGCACCCTGGAGGAGCTGTTCGAGGCGATCACCCTGAAGCGCCTGGGCCTGTACTTCGGCCCGATCATCCTGCTCAACACCCGTGGTTTCTACGACGACGTGGTACGCCTGCTGGACCGCAGCATCGACGAGCGCTTCATGAACCCCGAACATCGCGCCATGTGGACCCTCGTGGAACGCGCCGAGGATGTGCTGCCCACCATCCGCGCCACCCCGCGCTGGCGCGAGGATGCGCGGAGTCTGGCGACGGCGAGGTGA
- a CDS encoding DUF4124 domain-containing protein, with product MLVRILTVAVLAILIAPVAAQGSKLYKWTDKDGNIHYSDSIPPEAKEYARERLSDQGVSVERVDRAMTPEELAAIRAAEKAEADRAAEAERQRKADEALLNSYASEEDLTRAYNQRMDLLAQTIDARRIEINSREQSLGKLVAQAAEMERAGRPVSDALKQMISSERVEIDRQKAFLVKKEAEKITAKADYDRDFAKYKAALARAEAGKAGDK from the coding sequence ATGCTCGTACGCATCTTGACGGTTGCCGTTCTCGCCATCCTGATAGCGCCGGTGGCAGCGCAGGGAAGCAAGCTTTACAAGTGGACCGACAAGGACGGCAACATCCATTACAGCGACTCGATCCCACCTGAGGCCAAGGAGTACGCGCGCGAGCGTCTGAGCGACCAGGGCGTGTCGGTCGAACGGGTGGACCGTGCCATGACGCCGGAGGAACTGGCGGCGATCAGGGCAGCCGAGAAGGCCGAAGCGGACAGGGCAGCGGAGGCCGAGCGTCAGCGCAAGGCCGACGAGGCGCTGCTGAATTCCTACGCCAGCGAGGAGGATCTGACGCGCGCCTACAACCAGCGTATGGACCTGTTGGCGCAGACCATCGACGCGCGCCGCATCGAAATCAATTCGCGCGAGCAGAGCCTCGGCAAACTGGTGGCGCAGGCCGCGGAGATGGAGCGCGCTGGTCGTCCAGTCAGCGATGCCCTCAAGCAGATGATCTCCAGCGAGCGCGTCGAGATCGACCGGCAGAAGGCCTTCCTGGTGAAGAAGGAAGCCGAGAAGATCACCGCCAAGGCCGATTACGACCGGGACTTCGCAAAGTACAAGGCCGCCCTCGCGCGCGCGGAAGCGGGCAAGGCGGGGGACAAGTGA
- a CDS encoding DEAD/DEAH box helicase, whose amino-acid sequence MEGLSWLRFLGESGLSGILADDMGLGKTLQVLAWLVGEKEAGRMDRPSLVVCPKSVLPNWAAEAARFAPGLTQLVHAGPERGKRRRGIAGADLVLTTYPVLARDLDTLVAQPWHVVVLDESQMVKNPATLAARAARKLEARQRVCLTGTPLENHLGELWAQFDFLLPGLLGSKADFTRHFRKPIEKGRDRDVRERLRRRIRPFLLRRTKDQVVADLPQKTEVTRTIPLEGRQRDLYDTLRASYAEEIRGYIATQSFERNRMRVLEGLMRLRQVCCDPRLIAPERGKAVNSAKLDDLMDMLHELIAAGRRILVFSQFTSMLELIEAELAHERIRYVKLTGQTEDRAAPVQRFQRGEVPVFLISLRAGGFGLNLTRADTVIHYDPWWNPAVESQATDRAHRIGQDKPVFVYRLIAGDTIEERILALQARKRELADALFDESGQSLAAMLAPEDWLALLD is encoded by the coding sequence GTGGAAGGCCTGTCCTGGCTGCGCTTCCTCGGCGAATCGGGGCTCTCCGGCATCCTCGCCGACGACATGGGCCTGGGCAAGACGCTGCAGGTGCTCGCTTGGCTGGTCGGCGAGAAGGAAGCGGGGCGCATGGACCGGCCCTCGCTGGTCGTGTGTCCCAAGAGCGTGCTGCCGAACTGGGCGGCCGAGGCGGCACGCTTTGCCCCGGGCCTGACCCAGCTGGTGCACGCAGGGCCGGAGCGCGGCAAGCGCCGCCGCGGCATCGCTGGCGCCGACCTCGTGCTGACCACCTACCCGGTGCTCGCGCGCGACCTGGACACGCTGGTGGCGCAGCCCTGGCATGTGGTGGTGCTGGACGAATCGCAGATGGTGAAGAACCCCGCGACGCTCGCTGCGCGCGCGGCGCGCAAGCTGGAGGCACGCCAGCGCGTGTGCCTGACCGGCACGCCGCTGGAGAATCATCTGGGCGAACTCTGGGCCCAGTTCGACTTCCTGCTGCCGGGCCTGCTCGGGTCGAAGGCCGACTTCACCCGGCATTTCCGCAAGCCGATCGAAAAGGGCCGCGACCGCGATGTGCGCGAGCGCCTGCGCCGGCGCATCCGGCCTTTCCTGCTGCGGCGCACCAAGGACCAGGTGGTCGCCGACCTGCCGCAGAAGACCGAGGTCACCCGCACCATCCCGCTGGAAGGCCGCCAGCGCGATCTCTACGACACCCTGCGCGCGAGCTATGCCGAGGAGATCCGCGGCTACATCGCCACGCAGAGTTTCGAGCGCAACCGCATGCGCGTGCTCGAAGGCCTGATGCGCCTGCGCCAGGTCTGCTGCGACCCGCGGCTGATCGCACCCGAGCGCGGCAAGGCGGTCAACTCGGCCAAGCTCGACGACCTGATGGACATGCTGCACGAACTGATCGCGGCGGGCCGGCGCATCCTGGTGTTCAGCCAGTTCACCAGCATGCTGGAGCTGATCGAGGCCGAACTCGCGCACGAGCGCATCCGCTACGTCAAGCTGACCGGCCAGACCGAGGACCGCGCCGCCCCGGTGCAGCGCTTCCAGCGCGGCGAAGTGCCGGTGTTCCTGATCAGCCTGCGCGCCGGCGGCTTCGGCCTCAACCTGACCCGCGCCGACACCGTGATCCACTACGACCCCTGGTGGAATCCCGCGGTCGAATCCCAGGCCACCGACCGCGCGCATCGCATTGGCCAGGACAAACCGGTGTTCGTCTACCGCCTGATCGCCGGCGACACCATCGAGGAGCGCATCCTCGCCCTGCAAGCCCGCAAGCGCGAGCTAGCCGATGCGCTGTTCGACGAGTCCGGCCAGTCGCTGGCGGCGATGCTGGCGCCGGAGGATTGGCTGGCGTTGCTGGATTGA
- the ppc gene encoding phosphoenolpyruvate carboxylase has protein sequence MARSVVFEPQDQPLREDVSLLGRLVGEMLSDQLGSSFFQLLEQVRRCAILRREGEPARLAELSALLGDLPVERATDLVRAFSSYFQLVNLAEQVHRIRRRREHQLADAGPQPGGVMDGLQRLREAGVPADAVREALAKLTLEPVFTAHPTEATRRTMLEKEQRIARALIERLDTSRTPDEDRARLAQMRMHITGAWQTAEYSPVRPSVEEEREHVLFYLSDVLFRAVPACYAEFERCIAATYPELANGLQRRPLLRFGTWVGGDMDGNPNVGADTIREALAAHRRVLFARYLAELKELALILSQSASRVAIDPAVVQRVAEYSRRMRRAWSGIPRRHRDMSYRCLLTLVAARLGATLEDRDGAYADPQEFLSDLDLVRLSLLRNGGRHAGLYPFERFLARVRTFGFHLAALDVRQHAEVHRAALGDCTGGAPWAQRSAEERRALLHAAIGGSEVPLPGAGESTRSVLEVFRALEQSRARYGAAAIGVFIVSMSESADDVLAVLALARIAGARGAIPLDVAPLFETVADLAAAPRILTELLADPVYREHLRARGDRQVVMLGYSDSNKDGGIAASRYALQEAQAELSAIAHAAGIDLSFFHGRGGTASRGGGRTERAVMAAPHGSVNGHLRLTEQGEVIHRKYAIRAIALRNIEQAFSGLLHATLNPLPPDPREGAWRACMARIAGISRDSYRDLVYGDQAFAEYFRAATPIDVIERMKIGSRPSLRKGDVFRIEQLRAIPWVFAWSQSRHGLPGWYGLGSGLEAACREEGDARIAEMARDWPFFRLLLEDVEMVLAKGDAGIAAQYSALAGPLHARYWPLIEAEWQRTTEYILKLKGASELLGYDRRLQRTIRLRNPYVDPISVLQVDLLRRWRRGERQDDSLFQALVSTVNGIARGLQNTG, from the coding sequence ATGGCCCGTTCCGTCGTCTTCGAACCCCAGGACCAACCGCTGCGCGAGGACGTCAGCCTGCTCGGCCGGCTGGTCGGCGAGATGCTGTCGGACCAGTTGGGGTCGAGTTTCTTCCAGTTGCTGGAACAGGTGCGGCGCTGCGCCATCCTGCGGCGCGAGGGCGAGCCGGCGCGGCTGGCGGAGCTGTCTGCATTGCTCGGCGATCTGCCGGTGGAGCGCGCCACCGACCTGGTGCGCGCCTTCTCCAGCTATTTCCAGCTGGTCAACCTGGCCGAGCAGGTGCACCGCATCCGCCGCCGCCGCGAGCACCAGCTGGCCGATGCCGGCCCGCAGCCGGGCGGCGTGATGGACGGATTGCAGCGGCTGCGCGAGGCGGGCGTGCCCGCGGACGCAGTGCGCGAAGCGCTGGCGAAGCTGACGCTGGAGCCAGTGTTCACCGCGCACCCGACCGAGGCGACGCGGCGCACCATGCTGGAGAAGGAGCAGCGCATCGCACGCGCGCTGATCGAGCGCCTGGACACCAGCCGCACCCCGGATGAGGACCGCGCGCGGCTGGCACAGATGCGCATGCACATCACCGGCGCCTGGCAGACCGCCGAGTACTCCCCGGTTCGTCCGAGCGTCGAGGAGGAGCGCGAGCATGTGCTGTTCTACCTCTCCGACGTGCTGTTCCGCGCGGTGCCGGCCTGCTACGCCGAGTTCGAACGCTGTATCGCGGCGACCTACCCCGAACTGGCGAATGGCCTGCAGCGGCGCCCGCTGCTGCGCTTCGGTACCTGGGTCGGCGGCGACATGGACGGCAACCCGAATGTCGGCGCCGACACCATCCGCGAGGCGCTCGCGGCGCACCGGCGCGTGCTGTTCGCGCGCTACCTCGCCGAGCTGAAGGAGCTGGCGCTGATCCTCAGCCAGTCGGCCTCGCGGGTGGCGATCGACCCGGCGGTGGTGCAGCGGGTGGCCGAGTACAGCCGGCGCATGCGCCGCGCGTGGTCCGGAATTCCGCGCCGGCATCGCGACATGAGCTACCGCTGCCTGCTGACCCTGGTCGCGGCGCGCCTGGGCGCCACCCTGGAGGACCGCGACGGCGCCTACGCGGACCCGCAGGAATTCCTGTCGGACCTCGACCTGGTGCGCCTGTCGCTGCTGCGCAATGGCGGGCGGCATGCGGGCCTGTATCCCTTCGAGCGCTTCCTGGCGCGCGTGCGCACCTTTGGCTTCCACCTCGCCGCGCTGGACGTGCGCCAGCACGCCGAGGTGCACCGCGCGGCGCTCGGCGACTGCACCGGCGGCGCGCCGTGGGCGCAGCGCAGCGCGGAGGAACGCCGCGCGCTGCTGCACGCCGCCATCGGCGGCAGCGAAGTGCCCTTGCCCGGCGCCGGCGAGTCCACCCGCAGCGTGCTGGAGGTGTTCCGCGCGCTGGAACAGAGTCGCGCGCGCTACGGCGCGGCGGCCATCGGCGTGTTCATCGTCAGCATGAGCGAGAGCGCCGACGATGTGCTCGCGGTGCTTGCCCTGGCGCGCATCGCCGGCGCGCGCGGAGCGATTCCGCTGGATGTCGCGCCGCTGTTCGAGACCGTCGCCGACCTCGCCGCGGCGCCGCGCATCCTGACCGAACTGCTGGCCGACCCGGTCTACCGCGAGCACCTGCGCGCGCGTGGCGACCGCCAGGTGGTGATGCTCGGCTACTCCGACAGCAACAAGGATGGTGGCATCGCCGCCTCGCGCTATGCGCTGCAGGAGGCGCAGGCGGAGCTGTCGGCGATCGCCCACGCAGCAGGCATCGATCTGTCCTTCTTCCACGGCCGCGGCGGCACCGCCAGCCGCGGCGGCGGACGCACCGAGCGCGCGGTGATGGCCGCGCCGCATGGCAGCGTCAACGGGCACCTGCGACTGACCGAGCAGGGCGAGGTGATCCACCGCAAGTACGCGATTCGCGCGATCGCGCTGCGCAACATCGAGCAGGCCTTCAGCGGCTTGCTGCACGCCACCCTGAACCCGCTGCCGCCCGACCCGCGCGAGGGCGCCTGGCGCGCGTGCATGGCGCGCATCGCCGGCATCAGCCGCGACAGCTATCGCGACCTGGTCTATGGCGACCAGGCTTTCGCCGAGTATTTCCGCGCGGCCACGCCGATCGATGTGATCGAGCGCATGAAGATCGGTTCGCGCCCCTCGCTGCGCAAGGGCGATGTGTTCCGCATCGAGCAATTGCGCGCGATCCCGTGGGTGTTCGCCTGGTCGCAGAGCCGCCATGGCCTGCCTGGCTGGTATGGCCTGGGCAGCGGCCTGGAGGCCGCCTGCCGCGAGGAGGGCGACGCGCGCATCGCCGAAATGGCACGCGACTGGCCCTTCTTCCGCCTGCTGCTGGAAGATGTCGAGATGGTGCTGGCCAAGGGCGACGCCGGCATCGCCGCGCAGTACTCGGCGCTCGCCGGCCCGCTGCACGCGCGCTACTGGCCGCTGATCGAGGCCGAGTGGCAGCGCACCACCGAGTACATCCTCAAGCTCAAGGGCGCGAGCGAGTTGCTCGGCTACGATCGCCGGCTGCAGCGCACCATTCGCCTGCGCAACCCCTACGTGGATCCGATCAGCGTGCTCCAGGTGGACTTGCTGCGCCGCTGGCGCCGCGGCGAGCGCCAGGACGACTCGCTGTTCCAGGCCCTGGTGTCCACCGTCAACGGCATCGCCCGCGGCTTGCAGAACACCGGGTGA
- a CDS encoding phosphopantetheine adenylyltransferase: MSGRILAIALALSALIHLLPLPGLLGGAELQSLYGLAPLNATGELLLRHRALMFALDAGLLLWAIRAPALRRPAIALTLASDAGFLLLGLGGLPPGLLRVAAFDVASILLLLLGAVCVHRAQAG, encoded by the coding sequence ATGAGCGGGCGCATCCTCGCCATCGCGCTGGCGCTTTCCGCGCTGATCCACCTGCTGCCGCTACCGGGCCTGCTCGGCGGTGCGGAATTGCAATCGCTCTACGGGCTGGCGCCGCTGAATGCCACCGGCGAGTTGCTGCTGCGCCACCGGGCGTTGATGTTCGCGCTGGATGCGGGCCTGCTGCTGTGGGCCATCCGCGCTCCCGCGCTGCGCCGGCCGGCGATTGCGTTGACGCTCGCCAGCGACGCGGGTTTCCTGCTGCTCGGCCTTGGCGGATTGCCGCCCGGGCTGCTGCGGGTGGCCGCATTCGATGTCGCCTCGATCCTTCTGCTCCTGCTGGGCGCCGTCTGCGTCCACCGCGCCCAGGCCGGTTGA
- a CDS encoding helix-turn-helix transcriptional regulator: MDTTPPPGTLLRDWRQRRRLSQLDLALDAEISTRHLSFIETGRSRPSRGLLLHLAELLQLPLRERNRLLLAAGFAPHYDERALTATPLAPALQALERLLQAHEPYPALVVDRHWNLVRGNRMAGLFLAGVAAPLRAAPCNVLRVTLHPQGLAPLIVNLGEWRRHLLARLRAQVAASGDATLAELLQELAAMPVLPGEDQPGGYTSPAPDVLTLFRLRSPLGELALFSTITVFGTPVDITLAELALESFYPADADTAARLRRLAEETG, from the coding sequence ATGGACACCACCCCACCGCCGGGCACCCTTCTGCGCGACTGGCGCCAGCGTCGCCGGCTGAGCCAGCTCGACCTGGCGCTTGACGCCGAGATCTCGACGCGCCACCTGAGCTTCATCGAGACCGGCCGCTCGCGGCCCAGCCGCGGCCTGCTGCTGCACCTGGCGGAGCTGCTGCAGCTGCCGTTGCGCGAACGCAACCGCCTGCTGCTCGCGGCGGGATTCGCCCCGCACTACGACGAGCGCGCGCTCACCGCCACGCCGCTGGCGCCGGCGCTGCAGGCGCTCGAACGCCTGCTGCAGGCGCACGAGCCCTATCCCGCGCTGGTCGTGGACCGCCACTGGAACCTGGTGCGCGGCAACCGCATGGCCGGGCTGTTCCTCGCGGGCGTGGCGGCGCCATTGCGCGCCGCGCCCTGCAACGTGCTGCGCGTCACCCTGCACCCGCAAGGCCTGGCGCCGCTGATCGTCAACCTCGGGGAATGGCGCCGCCATCTGCTCGCGCGGCTGCGCGCGCAGGTCGCCGCCAGCGGGGATGCGACGCTCGCAGAACTGCTGCAGGAGCTGGCGGCCATGCCGGTACTGCCCGGCGAGGACCAGCCGGGCGGTTACACCTCGCCGGCACCCGATGTGCTCACGCTGTTCCGCTTGCGCAGCCCGCTCGGCGAGCTGGCGCTGTTCAGCACCATCACGGTGTTCGGCACCCCGGTCGACATCACCCTGGCGGAACTCGCGCTGGAGAGCTTCTACCCGGCCGACGCGGACACCGCAGCGCGCCTGCGACGGCTTGCCGAGGAGACCGGGTAG
- a CDS encoding TIGR00645 family protein, which yields MSEPQKPRLGAMSALIFSSRWLQLPLYLGLIVAQGIYVVHFLRELWHLLGATFGFGHGLPADALHSAETVIMLTVLGLIDVVMISNLLVMVIVGGYETFVSRLRLEGHPDQPEWLSHVNAAVLKVKLATAIIGISSIHLLKTFIEAGALGQPGANVTRDAVIWQTVIHLAFVVSALAIAWIDRIMSKPASGGMER from the coding sequence ATGTCCGAACCGCAGAAGCCCCGCCTCGGCGCGATGTCCGCGCTGATCTTTTCCTCGCGCTGGCTGCAGCTGCCGCTGTACCTCGGCCTGATCGTCGCCCAGGGCATCTATGTGGTGCACTTCCTGCGCGAGCTGTGGCATCTGCTCGGCGCCACCTTCGGCTTCGGCCATGGGTTGCCGGCCGATGCCCTGCATTCGGCGGAAACCGTGATCATGCTGACGGTGCTGGGGCTGATCGACGTGGTGATGATCTCCAACCTGCTGGTGATGGTGATCGTCGGCGGTTACGAGACCTTCGTGTCGCGCCTGCGCCTGGAGGGCCATCCGGACCAGCCCGAGTGGCTGTCGCACGTCAACGCCGCGGTGCTCAAGGTCAAGCTCGCCACCGCGATCATCGGCATCAGCTCGATCCACCTGCTGAAGACCTTCATCGAAGCCGGCGCCCTCGGCCAGCCCGGCGCCAACGTCACCCGCGACGCGGTGATCTGGCAGACCGTGATCCACCTCGCCTTCGTCGTCTCCGCCCTGGCGATCGCGTGGATCGACCGGATCATGTCGAAGCCGGCCAGCGGGGGGATGGAGAGGTGA
- a CDS encoding DUF2238 domain-containing protein has product MAPTTTLTRAQGTALAASVLAALVWSGIGPTDRLTWIMEVIWVVIGLPLLMLTWRRFPLTRLLYVLIALHCLLLIVGGHYTYAQVPLGFWVQDWLDLSRNHYDRLGHFTQGFVPAILARELLLRLTPLQRGGWLFYLVLAAALSFSAFFELIEWWAALIWGGAADAFLATQGDVWDTQWDMFLALIGAFLAQILLARWHDRELG; this is encoded by the coding sequence ATGGCGCCGACGACAACGCTCACCAGGGCGCAAGGAACCGCCCTCGCCGCCTCCGTGCTCGCCGCGCTGGTGTGGTCCGGGATCGGGCCCACCGACCGGCTCACGTGGATCATGGAGGTGATCTGGGTGGTGATCGGCCTGCCGCTACTGATGCTCACCTGGCGGCGCTTTCCGTTGACGCGCCTGCTGTATGTGCTGATCGCGCTGCACTGCCTGCTGCTGATCGTTGGCGGGCACTACACCTACGCGCAGGTGCCGCTCGGGTTCTGGGTGCAGGACTGGCTGGATCTCTCGCGCAACCACTACGACCGCCTTGGCCATTTCACCCAGGGCTTCGTGCCGGCGATCCTGGCGCGCGAGCTGCTGCTGCGCCTGACGCCGCTGCAGCGCGGCGGCTGGCTGTTCTACCTGGTGCTCGCCGCCGCACTGTCCTTCAGTGCCTTCTTCGAGCTGATCGAATGGTGGGCCGCGCTGATCTGGGGCGGCGCGGCGGATGCCTTCCTCGCCACCCAGGGCGATGTCTGGGACACCCAGTGGGACATGTTCCTGGCGCTGATCGGCGCTTTCCTCGCGCAGATCCTGCTCGCGCGCTGGCATGACCGGGAGTTGGGGTAG